Proteins co-encoded in one Brassica oleracea var. oleracea cultivar TO1000 chromosome C4, BOL, whole genome shotgun sequence genomic window:
- the LOC106336556 gene encoding cytosolic sulfotransferase 18-like isoform X1, with product MEPAIETNSSKHDQTETEFGKNKKRYQDLIATFPHEKGWRPKAPLIEYGGHWFIQLLLEGCLHAQEFFQARPIDFLVCSYPKTGTTWLKALTSAIANRSRFEDSSNPLLKRNPHELVPFIEMEFPFFPYIDVLKDKGNTLFATHLPHGLLPESISKSGCKMVYIWRDPKDTFISMWTFFQKQKVDNGPLNSLEESFDMFCRGLSGYGPYLDHVLSYWKAYQENPNQILFLKYDTMKSDPFPHVKKLAEFMGYGFTAEEEKEGVIEKVVSLCSFETLKNLEPNIGEKDREDRPCIYKTSAYFRKGNVGDWQNYLTPEMVARIDGLMEEKFKGTGLLEFGK from the coding sequence ATGGAGCCAGCAATAGAGACGAACTCATCCAAGCACGACCAGACCGAGACAGAGTTTGGGAAGAATAAGAAACGGTACCAAGATCTGATCGCCACGTTTCCTCATGAGAAAGGCTGGAGACCTAAAGCTCCCTTGATTGAATACGGTGGTCACTGGTTTATTCAGCTTCTCCTTGAAGGCTGCCTCCACGCGCAAGAGTTCTTCCAAGCGCGACCCATAGACTTCCTTGTCTGTAGCTACCCAAAGACAGGAACCACCTGGCTCAAAGCTCTCACTTCCGCTATAGCCAACCGCTCTCGCTTCGAAGATTCCTCAAACCCTCTCCTGAAACGTAACCCTCACGAGCTTGTTCCTTTCATTGAGATGGAGTTCCCTTTCTTCCCTTATATTGATGTTCTGAAGGACAAAGGGAACACTCTATTTGCCACTCATCTGCCTCACGGGCTATTACCCGAGTCGATTTCCAAGTCGGGTTGCAAGATGGTTTACATCTGGAGAGACCCAAAAGACACTTTCATCTCCATGTGGACTTTCTTCCAAAAGCAAAAGGTAGACAATGGCCCTCTCAATAGTCTTGAGGAGTCTTTTGATATGTTCTGTCGAGGTCTTTCCGGCTATGGTCCTTATCTGGACCATGTCTTGTCGTATTGGAAAGCTTACCAAGAAAATCCAAATCAGATCTTGTTCCTCAAGTATGATACAATGAAATCTGATCCTTTCCCGCATGTGAAGAAACTGGCTGAGTTTATGGGTTATGGATTCACAGCTGAGGAAGAGAAGGAAGGGGTTATTGAGAAAGTTGTGAGTCTTTGCAGTTTCGAGACGCTGAAGAATCTTGAACCCAACATAGGGGAGAAAGACCGAGAGGATCGTCCTTGTATATATAAGACTAGTGCCTACTTCAGGAAGGGAAATGTAGGAGACTGGCAGAACTACCTGACTCCGGAGATGGTAGCTCGAATCGATGGATTGATGGAAGAGAAATTCAAGGGCACCGGTTTGCTTGAATTTGGTAAGTAA
- the LOC106336556 gene encoding cytosolic sulfotransferase 18-like isoform X2, with protein MEPAIETNSSKHDQTETEFGKNKKRYQDLIATFPHEKGWRPKAPLIEYGGHWFIQLLLEGCLHAQEFFQARPIDFLVCSYPKTGTTWLKALTSAIANRSRFEDSSNPLLKRNPHELVPFIEMEFPFFPYIDVLKDKGNTLFATHLPHGLLPESISKSGCKMVYIWRDPKDTFISMWTFFQKQKVDNGPLNSLEESFDMFCRGLSGYGPYLDHVLSYWKAYQENPNQILFLKYDTMKSDPFPHVKKLAEFMGYGFTAEEEKEGVIEKVVSLCSFETLKNLEPNIGEKDREDRPCIYKTSAYFRKGNVGDWQNYLTPEMVARIDGLMEEKFKGTGLLEFGK; from the exons ATGGAGCCAGCAATAGAGACGAACTCATCCAAGCACGACCAGACCGAGACAGAGTTTGGGAAGAATAAGAAACGGTACCAAGATCTGATCGCCACGTTTCCTCATGAGAAAGGCTGGAGACCTAAAGCTCCCTTGATTGAATACGGTGGTCACTGGTTTATTCAGCTTCTCCTTGAAGGCTGCCTCCACGCGCAAGAGTTCTTCCAAGCGCGACCCATAGACTTCCTTGTCTGTAGCTACCCAAAGACAGGAACCACCTGGCTCAAAGCTCTCACTTCCGCTATAGCCAACCGCTCTCGCTTCGAAGATTCCTCAAACCCTCTCCTGAAACGTAACCCTCACGAGCTTGTTCCTTTCATTGAGATGGAGTTCCCTTTCTTCCCTTATATTGATGTTCTGAAGGACAAAGGGAACACTCTATTTGCCACTCATCTGCCTCACGGGCTATTACCCGAGTCGATTTCCAAGTCGGGTTGCAAGATGGTTTACATCTGGAGAGACCCAAAAGACACTTTCATCTCCATGTGGACTTTCTTCCAAAAGCAAAAGGTAGACAATGGCCCTCTCAATAGTCTTGAGGAGTCTTTTGATATGTTCTGTCGAGGTCTTTCCGGCTATGGTCCTTATCTGGACCATGTCTTGTCGTATTGGAAAGCTTACCAAGAAAATCCAAATCAGATCTTGTTCCTCAAGTATGATACAATGAAATCTGATCCTTTCCCGCATGTGAAGAAACTGGCTGAGTTTATGGGTTATGGATTCACAGCTGAGGAAGAGAAGGAAGGGGTTATTGAGAAAG TTGTGAGTCTTTGCAGTTTCGAGACGCTGAAGAATCTTGAACCCAACATAGGGGAGAAAGACCGAGAGGATCGTCCTTGTATATATAAGACTAGTGCCTACTTCAGGAAGGGAAATGTAGGAGACTGGCAGAACTACCTGACTCCGGAGATGGTAGCTCGAATCGATGGATTGATGGAAGAGAAATTCAAGGGCACCGGTTTGCTTGAATTTGGTAAGTAA
- the LOC106338664 gene encoding late embryogenesis abundant protein Lea5-A, whose protein sequence is MMGAMSQSLFNLKSLSCSLNNIIVMRGYILIKKATQRAYAIGNSREKPSWTADCETGYYIPETITKELDSYVVTTSNAEVKMRRGEELWWMPDPQTGFYRPDTFARELDAVELRSMHSNHRE, encoded by the exons ATGATGGGAGCAATGTCTCAATCGCTTTTCAATCTCAAAAGTTTATCTTGCTCTCTCAATAACATAATTGTAAT GAGAGGATACATTTTGATCAAAAAGGCTACTCAAAGGGCATATGCAATAGGAAACAGCAGAGAAAAGCCATCATGGACAGCAGACTGTGAAACCGGATACTACATACCTGAAACCATAACAAAAGAGTTAGATTCATACGTTGTGACAACCTCTAATGCTGAAGTTAAAATGAGGAGAGGTGAAGAGTTATGGTGGATGCCAGATCCACAAACCGGGTTCTATCGTCCTGATACTTTTGCGAGAGAGCTCGATGCCGTTGAGCTACGGTCAATGCATTCCAACCACCGAGAGTAA